Proteins encoded in a region of the Desulfosoma sp. genome:
- the rpsJ gene encoding 30S ribosomal protein S10, translating into MMNQRIRIRLKAYDHKLLDQAAAEIVNTAKKTGAHVAGPIPLPTKIHRYTVLRSVHIDKKSREQFEIRVHKRLVDILEPTQQTVDSLMKLDLSAGVDVEIKL; encoded by the coding sequence ATGATGAATCAAAGAATACGCATCCGCTTGAAAGCCTACGACCATAAACTTCTTGACCAAGCGGCCGCAGAAATCGTCAATACGGCAAAGAAGACCGGAGCCCATGTGGCGGGTCCTATTCCGTTGCCGACGAAAATCCACCGTTACACGGTTCTGCGTTCCGTGCATATTGACAAGAAGTCTCGGGAGCAGTTTGAGATCCGGGTCCACAAGCGTTTGGTGGATATTTTGGAGCCGACTCAGCAGACGGTGGATTCGCTCATGAAGCTGGATCTGTCCGCTGGGGTTGATGTGGAAATCAAACTGTAA
- the rpsC gene encoding 30S ribosomal protein S3 — MGQKVNPKGFRLGVIRTWDSKWFAAKGYAKLAYEDRKIRDFIKKRLYHAGIAKIEIERAANKAKIRIFTARPGIVIGKKGVEIEALRKELENKFNREILIDIQEVRRPELDAVLVAENIALQLERRVAFRRAMKRAVTSALKFGAKGIRVACAGRLGGAEMARREWYREGRVPLHTLRADIDYAVAVAKTTYGVIGVKVWIFKGEVLP, encoded by the coding sequence TTGGGACAGAAGGTCAATCCAAAAGGTTTTCGTCTCGGCGTTATCCGAACGTGGGATTCCAAGTGGTTTGCCGCCAAGGGATACGCCAAGCTGGCCTATGAAGACCGAAAGATTCGCGATTTCATCAAAAAGCGATTGTACCACGCCGGCATTGCCAAGATCGAGATCGAGAGGGCTGCCAATAAGGCCAAGATTCGTATCTTCACGGCGCGTCCTGGAATCGTCATCGGCAAAAAGGGCGTCGAAATCGAGGCCTTGCGCAAAGAGTTGGAAAACAAATTCAACCGCGAAATCCTTATCGATATTCAGGAAGTGCGGCGGCCCGAACTGGACGCCGTCCTCGTGGCGGAAAACATCGCTTTGCAGCTGGAACGCCGTGTGGCCTTTCGTCGAGCCATGAAGCGCGCGGTGACGTCGGCGCTCAAGTTCGGGGCCAAGGGGATTCGTGTCGCCTGCGCCGGACGCCTTGGGGGTGCGGAAATGGCACGCCGGGAATGGTATCGCGAAGGTCGAGTCCCTCTCCACACGCTACGAGCCGACATCGATTATGCCGTGGCCGTGGCCAAGACCACCTACGGAGTGATCGGAGTCAAGGTGTGGATCTTTAAAGGGGAAGTTCTCCCGTAG
- the rplV gene encoding 50S ribosomal protein L22 encodes MEVRAVSKYVRISPRKARLVADLVRSKNVGQALTILKYTPKKGARLLSKTLRSAMANAENTKSMDMDGLYIKEIYVNEGPRLKRWRPRAMGRATRILKRTSHITVVLGEK; translated from the coding sequence ATGGAAGTGAGGGCGGTTTCCAAATACGTGCGCATTTCGCCGCGCAAGGCGCGCCTGGTGGCCGATCTTGTCCGCAGCAAGAACGTGGGGCAGGCTTTGACCATTCTGAAGTACACCCCTAAGAAAGGGGCGCGGCTGCTGAGCAAGACCCTGAGGTCGGCCATGGCCAACGCGGAAAACACCAAATCCATGGACATGGACGGGCTCTATATCAAAGAAATTTATGTGAACGAAGGGCCCCGGCTGAAGCGCTGGAGGCCTCGAGCCATGGGCCGGGCCACACGCATTCTGAAGCGCACCAGCCACATCACGGTGGTTCTCGGGGAAAAGTAA
- the rplC gene encoding 50S ribosomal protein L3, with protein sequence MKALLGRKLGMTQVFAEDGSVVPVTVVQAGPCVVTQVKVPARDGYSAVQIGFGEKKEKKVTRPLKGHLDKVGKGYFEVLKEVRVENPEEFEPGQVLESGLFAIGDRVDVTGVSKGKGFAGTVKRWGFSRGPVTHGCKNIREPGSTGCATFPGRVIKGKKMAGQKGHKRATVLNLKIVDVRPEENLILIKGAVPGARNAFLMIRKTNRVR encoded by the coding sequence GTGAAGGCATTACTAGGACGCAAGCTCGGGATGACGCAGGTTTTTGCCGAAGACGGCAGTGTGGTGCCCGTCACGGTGGTGCAGGCAGGCCCCTGTGTCGTCACGCAGGTCAAAGTTCCCGCACGGGATGGGTACAGCGCCGTGCAGATCGGCTTTGGGGAAAAGAAGGAAAAGAAGGTCACGCGCCCTCTGAAGGGTCACCTGGACAAGGTGGGCAAAGGGTACTTTGAGGTATTGAAAGAGGTGCGTGTGGAAAATCCCGAGGAATTTGAGCCGGGTCAGGTGTTGGAATCGGGCCTTTTTGCCATCGGAGACCGTGTCGATGTCACTGGAGTGAGTAAAGGCAAAGGCTTTGCCGGTACGGTCAAGCGATGGGGCTTCAGTCGAGGGCCTGTGACGCACGGATGCAAAAATATTCGAGAACCGGGGTCCACCGGATGCGCGACCTTCCCGGGGCGTGTCATCAAAGGCAAAAAGATGGCGGGCCAAAAGGGCCATAAGCGGGCAACGGTTTTGAACCTGAAGATTGTCGACGTGCGACCCGAAGAGAACCTTATCCTGATCAAGGGAGCTGTGCCTGGAGCCAGGAACGCTTTCCTGATGATCCGCAAGACCAATCGGGTCCGATAA
- the rplD gene encoding 50S ribosomal protein L4, whose protein sequence is MPTVEIFDMNRQVVGQMELRDDIFDVPANKHVVHEVVLYQLAKRRRGTAKTKGRSEVSGGGKKPWRQKGTGRARAGTIRSPLWRGGGTVHGPQPRTYDMKVPKKVRRLALKMVLSQKLRDQALVVVDQLQLPEIKTKLFHAWMQRFELQKPLVVISGKDEILEKSARNIPNVKVLRCEGLNVFDMLKHGNLVLTKETVSKIEESLG, encoded by the coding sequence ATGCCAACGGTGGAAATTTTCGACATGAATCGGCAGGTCGTGGGCCAGATGGAGCTTCGCGACGACATCTTTGACGTTCCGGCCAACAAGCATGTGGTCCACGAGGTGGTGTTGTATCAGCTGGCGAAGCGTCGCCGAGGGACGGCCAAGACCAAGGGTCGAAGTGAGGTTTCGGGAGGCGGCAAAAAGCCTTGGCGTCAGAAGGGAACAGGTCGCGCTCGAGCCGGAACCATTCGATCTCCCTTATGGCGGGGTGGTGGCACCGTGCATGGGCCGCAACCGCGAACCTACGACATGAAGGTGCCTAAGAAGGTGCGTCGGTTGGCGCTGAAGATGGTGCTCAGCCAAAAGCTGCGGGATCAGGCCCTGGTGGTCGTGGATCAGCTGCAACTTCCGGAAATCAAAACCAAGCTTTTTCATGCCTGGATGCAGCGCTTTGAACTGCAAAAACCTTTGGTGGTCATTTCCGGCAAGGACGAAATTTTGGAAAAGTCGGCGCGCAACATTCCCAACGTCAAGGTGCTGCGTTGCGAAGGCCTGAACGTTTTTGACATGCTCAAGCATGGAAACCTGGTGCTCACCAAAGAGACGGTTTCCAAAATAGAGGAGTCCTTGGGGTGA
- the rpsS gene encoding 30S ribosomal protein S19, whose product MPRSLRKGPFVDDHLLKKVLTAKETGDRKVIKTWSRRSTILPDFVGLTIAVHNGKKFIPVFVTENMVGHKLGEFSPTRTFYGHAGDKKSKVKGKK is encoded by the coding sequence GTGCCTCGCTCTTTAAGAAAGGGACCCTTTGTGGACGATCACCTGCTGAAGAAGGTGCTGACGGCCAAAGAGACAGGAGATCGCAAGGTGATCAAGACCTGGTCTCGCCGATCCACCATTCTTCCCGATTTCGTGGGGCTGACCATCGCCGTGCACAACGGCAAAAAGTTCATTCCCGTCTTTGTCACGGAAAACATGGTGGGCCATAAGCTGGGTGAGTTTTCGCCCACACGAACCTTCTACGGTCATGCCGGGGATAAGAAGTCCAAGGTCAAGGGGAAAAAGTGA
- the rplP gene encoding 50S ribosomal protein L16 produces MLAPKRVKYRKQQKGRMKGIASRGNQLNFGDFGLKALEPGRITSRQIEAARVAITRYVKRGGKIWIRIFPDKPVTKKPAETRMGKGKGAPEGWVAVVKPGRILYELKGVTEEIAKEACRLAGHKLPVATRFVSRQDVL; encoded by the coding sequence ATGTTAGCGCCCAAAAGAGTCAAGTATCGAAAGCAGCAAAAAGGCCGCATGAAGGGGATCGCCTCCCGAGGAAACCAATTGAATTTTGGGGACTTCGGGCTTAAGGCTCTGGAACCCGGCCGGATCACATCCCGGCAGATCGAAGCGGCTCGTGTGGCCATCACGCGTTATGTCAAACGCGGTGGGAAGATCTGGATTCGCATCTTTCCGGACAAGCCGGTGACCAAAAAGCCGGCGGAAACCCGCATGGGCAAAGGCAAGGGAGCCCCCGAAGGGTGGGTTGCCGTGGTGAAGCCGGGACGAATCCTTTATGAACTCAAAGGCGTCACGGAAGAGATCGCCAAGGAAGCGTGTCGGCTGGCAGGTCACAAACTTCCCGTGGCGACTCGGTTTGTGTCAAGGCAGGATGTGTTATGA
- the rplB gene encoding 50S ribosomal protein L2, protein MGIRKVKPRSAGTRFVTYSTFEEITKKEPERSLVEPLKKKGGRNNHGRVTARHRGGGHKRLYRIIDFKRDKENVPAKVAAIEYDPNRSARIALLHYVDGEKRYILAPLGLQVGDTVVTGSDADVKPGNCLPLENIPLGTVVHNVEMITGKGGQLVRSAGAGAQLMAKEGRYATLRLPSGEMRMVLARCKATIGQVGNIDHENISLGKAGRSRWLGRRPHVRGVAMNPVDHPMGGGEGRSSGGRHPCTPWGKPTKGYRTRKAKNSDRLIVRRRK, encoded by the coding sequence ATGGGGATCAGGAAAGTTAAACCGCGCAGCGCCGGAACCCGTTTCGTGACCTATTCCACGTTTGAGGAAATCACGAAAAAGGAGCCGGAAAGAAGCCTTGTGGAACCGCTCAAAAAAAAGGGCGGCCGAAACAATCATGGTCGAGTGACGGCGCGGCATCGTGGTGGAGGCCACAAAAGGCTGTATCGCATCATTGATTTTAAACGGGACAAGGAAAACGTGCCCGCCAAGGTTGCGGCCATTGAGTACGACCCGAACCGCTCGGCCCGGATTGCGCTTTTGCACTATGTGGACGGGGAGAAGCGTTACATTTTGGCGCCCTTGGGTTTGCAGGTGGGCGATACGGTGGTCACGGGCTCCGATGCGGATGTCAAGCCGGGAAACTGCTTGCCCTTAGAAAACATTCCCCTTGGCACCGTGGTACACAATGTGGAGATGATTACCGGAAAGGGCGGTCAATTGGTGCGTTCAGCCGGTGCCGGTGCGCAGCTCATGGCGAAGGAAGGCCGCTACGCCACCCTCAGGCTGCCTTCGGGCGAAATGCGCATGGTGCTGGCGAGATGCAAGGCCACCATCGGCCAGGTGGGCAACATTGATCATGAAAATATCAGCCTGGGCAAAGCAGGTCGCAGCCGTTGGCTGGGACGCCGACCTCATGTGCGGGGTGTGGCTATGAACCCGGTGGATCATCCCATGGGCGGTGGGGAAGGTCGCAGTTCCGGAGGTCGGCATCCGTGCACGCCATGGGGTAAGCCCACCAAGGGATACCGAACCCGTAAGGCCAAAAACAGCGATCGGCTCATTGTGCGACGCCGCAAATAG
- a CDS encoding 50S ribosomal protein L23: MRDKTYSILKRPLITEKSTSDKEEHNKLHFEVDRRANKIEIKEAVEKIFKVDVLEVRTLTVKGYNKRVGRHVVRTGDWKKAVVTIKPGQRVEFFEGV, from the coding sequence ATGCGGGACAAAACCTATTCCATACTTAAGCGCCCTTTGATTACGGAAAAAAGCACCTCGGACAAGGAGGAGCACAATAAGCTGCACTTCGAAGTGGATCGTCGTGCCAACAAGATCGAGATCAAAGAGGCGGTGGAAAAGATCTTCAAGGTGGACGTCCTGGAGGTGCGCACCTTGACGGTGAAGGGCTACAACAAGCGTGTGGGGCGCCATGTGGTGCGCACCGGCGATTGGAAAAAGGCCGTTGTGACCATCAAGCCCGGCCAGAGGGTCGAGTTTTTTGAAGGGGTCTAA